The genomic region TCCTGTTTTAGATTTTCTAATTTTTATATTTTCAGCCTTTAACTGCTTACCATTTCGGCATATGTAGAAATCTTTTTCTTCATTGTAATCCATGTTTTCTATTTTACCGATATCATTTTTATATTTTCTTGTTTTTGATATTTCATAATTAGATGGCTTAATAAATGCTATTTGATTATTTTCTTCAATAAATGAATAGTTCTCCTCACTTTCATATCCAGCATCTGCAACTATTTTTAAGTATTTAAATTTTAAGTTTTCTTCCATGCTTTTCAAGAAAGGTATTAGCGTAGTTGTATCCGTTGGTTGTGGTCCAACTGTAAGCCATGTAATATATTCTGAATCTACACCATGCTGCACATTATAAGCTGGCTTAAGTTGACCGTTTTTCATAGCATCTTCTTTCATCCTCATAAATGTAGCATCAACATCAGTTTTTGAGTAACTGTTTCTATCTCCGCAAGTGTACACTTTTTGAGTATATTCTTTAAACTTTGAAAGATATTCTTCAAGTTTTTCTATTGATCGTTGCAATGCAGTTTTTCTTTTCCCACATCCGTGAACGAATTCTATTCCTTCTGATTTCTTTAGTGCATAAAGCTTTTTTCTAAGCTTTTTTACATGTTTCATTTGAACTTCATTTTTATAGATTAACTTAATATCATAAAGTTCTTCGCACTCTTTAACAAGGTCGGCCACTTTAATTAGCAATTTTGCCATGTTTTTTGTAACTGCCTTTTTCCAGACAAAAGTATATTTATTTGCATAAGCTTCTATTTTTGTGCCATCAATAAAGATAGCATCTCCTGATATCTCACCAATTTTATAAAGAAATTTAGCTGTTTCAGCTAAGATCCTTTCAGAACATGGAGCAAAATGAAGACTTCTAAATCTTGCAAATGTTGCATGATCCGGAGCGGATGCTCCCTCAAGCAAAAACATAAAATTAATGTCTCTACGGCATGCCTTTTCAATATCTCGAGACGAATAAATCTTATTCATATATCCATAAGTCATGATTTTCAGCATTTTTCTTGGCGATACTTGATTTTCCTTTATCTTGGAATAAGTCGAATATAAATCTGTTAAATCCATCTCCTCTACAAATTGACTTAGTAATCGCACTGAATCATTAACCGGTATCATGTAATCAATATTTAATGGAAGTTTTAATTGATAAAACTTTTGGTTTAATGTATAATTCTTTTGTAAAATATTTTCTTTGTGCATAAAAATATTTTATCATAAATCCTAAACTCATGGAGTCTAGGATTTATTTTTTTGCACAAAAAGGGACTGTGCACTAATTATTAGTGCGACAGCCCCTTTTTAATTTGAAAAGTAGAATAAGGGAAGATTTTTCTTTTAAAGTTTTACCTAATAAACACTTTTCTTTGTATATTATAAAAAGTGTGAAACACTTTTTAAAAAAATATGTTGACACTTATAAGAACATAATATATAATTATTTTTGTCGTCGATAAGGCGCAGTTAATATGCTGAAGTGGCGGAACTGGCAGACGCACAGGACTTAAAATCCTGCGGTAGCGATACCGTACCGGTTCGATTCCGGTCTTCAGCACCAAGTTAAATTCAACTTAAAATATCGCGGGGTGGAGCAGTTGGCAGCTCGTCGGGCTCATAACCCGAAGGCCGTAGGTTCAAGTCCTACCCCCGCAACCAAATGTGGCGGAATAGCTCAGCTGGCTAGAGCACTCGGTTCATACCCGAGGTGTCGTAGGTTCAAGTCCTATTTCCGCTACCATATATGCTGAAGTGGCGGAACTGGCAGACGCACAGGACTTAAAATCCTGCGGTAGCGATACCGTACCGGTTCGATTCCGGTCTTCAGCACCAAGTTGAATTTAACTTATAATATCGCGGGGTGGAGCAGTTGGCAGCTCGTCGGGCTCATAACCCGAAGGCCGTAGGTTCAAGTCCTACCCCCGCAACCAAAAAAATGGCGGAATAGCTCAGCTGGCTAGAGCACTCGGTTCATACCCGAGGTGTCGTAGGTTCAAGTCCTATTTCCGCTACCATATACGCTGAAGTGGCGGAACTGGCAGACGCACAGGACTTAAAATCCTGCGGTAGCGATACCGTACCGGTTCGATTCCGGTCTTCAGCACCAAAGTCATAAAACTCAAATAAGTTTTATGACTTTTTTTATATTTATTTTTTCATCATTAAATTGTTTATACTGACAAAATAAATGTTTATCAGAAAATAAAACAATAATTAGTCTTCTTTAGGAGAGAAATTATTCTAAAATTTTATCTATCTTTAAGGGATTATAAAACAAAATGTCCTACGAAAAATTTTTTTATAACCATATATTGACATATCTCACCTTAACATAATGCTATAATCAAAATACATTTTAAGGAAGGTGAGGTAATAGTATGCAATATGGTGTGGACATATCAACATATAAAAGAGTAAGTAATAAAAATAATAAAAGAGAAGTTAAGCTTCAGGGAGATATTATTAAATCTTTAATAATGGTTACTGTTGGAATTTTATTAAGCAGGGTTTTATTATCTATAACAAAAGATATTGGTATAGCACCCTTTGGTATTGCATATTTAATATGTTTAAAAAGGGAAAATGTAAAGGATAAGATCCTTGCCTTATTTGGAACAATAATAGGATATTTATCAATATCTAATATTTTAGAAGGAGCTATAGGTTATTGTGTTGTAGCATTAATAATATTAATTTATAGTGAAATATGCAATCAAATAAGCATTAAGGAAAAAGATGCTATAACTTTCTTAATAATATTCTCAACCTTTTTGATTTTTAATTTTGTGGTTTATAAGCAGCCTATTAAAATTAACTTAATATTTTCTTTATTAAAATTAATAAGTATAATACCTGTTAAATATATTATAAGTTACGCACTAAGCTCAATAGATGAACTAGATAGCAATTATTTATTCTCTACTGAAGAATTAATAAGTATAGGAATATTAATATGTTTATTAATTACTGGAGTGGGAAATTTTAATATTTTAGGTGTTTATTTAAGAGGTATAGTAGCTATTTTGGTTATTTCACTTTTTTCTTTTATTGGAGGAAGTGGATTAGGTTCAGCTATTGGAATTTCAATGGGTTTTATAATAGGAATAACAAATAGTGATATAGTAACTTATATAACTGCCTATAGTTTATGTGGACTTATTATGGGAGTTTTTAAGGATACAGGCAGGATATTTTCATCGTTAAGCTATTTAGTAGTTCATTTTATAATATCCATGTATTCTAATTCCTTTAATATAGCAGGAATGATAGAAGTTTTAATTGCTCTGATTTTATTTATATTAATACCAGAAATAATAATAAATAATATTGTAAATGAACTTAATAGAGATAAAAAGGTTGAAATTATAAATGAATTCAATTTAAATGAAGTAAAGAATGAATTTTTAGATAGATTAAATTCAATGAAAGCAGTATTATCAAGCTTATCAAATTCAATATTAAATTTAGGACAAAATGATATTTTATCTTTAAGCAACAAAGGAACTGCAATGGTTGAAAGTTTAGCCGACAGAGTTTGTTATAATTGTGAATTAAGACAAAGATGTTGGGATAGAAATTTACGTTATACTTTTGATGGATTTTCAGAGCTTATAAGCAGTTGTGAAAGCAATGATATATATTTTCCTCAAGTTTTAAATAATAAATGTGTTAAAAAGAGCAGTCTTATGAAGAATGCTCAGGAAATTGTAAATAATTATACTGTTAATGAGGCTTTAAGAACTAGATTAACAGAAGGAAGAAAGCTTATAGCTAGCCATATAAATAATATGACTATAACTATGGGAGATATGATTAGGGATTTTGAAAAAGATGTTTCTGTATGTACTGAAATAGATAAAATTCTAAAAAAATCATTTAATAAAGCAAGAATAGAGTATAAAAACGTATTTTGTTATTTAGATAGAAAAGGAAGGATGAAAATAAAAATTACATTAACTAATTGTGAGGGTAGCAATTATTGTGCGAAAAAGATATTACCTATAATAAATAACTTAGTAAAAGTTCCAATTTCCATATCTAAATCTGGATGTAGAATTGATCCAGATACAGATGAATGTTCAATTATAATTGAAGAAACTCCTAAATATCATGTAACTTCTTATGCAGCAGTTAAATCTAAGGATGGAGAAAGTTCTATAGGAGATAGCTATAGTTTTAATACTAATGATGATGGAACTTATTTAACTATAATAAGTGATGGAATGGGTTCTGGACCAGAAGCTTCAACTGAAAGTAAGTTGGCAGTTGATCTAATAGAAAAGTTTATTGAAGCAGGTTTTACTCAAAAAACTGCTATCAATACTGTTAATTCAATAATGGCAATGAAATTTAATGAAGATGAAAAATTTACAACTATGGATTTAAACTTAATTGATTTATATACAGGAGAAACGGAATTTATAAAAATAGGTGGAGTAGCTAGTTTTATAAAAAGAGGAGATGAGGTAAAGGTAATAAAATGTAATAGCCTTCCTTTTGGAATATTAGATGCTGTAGATACAAATTCAGAAAAGCTACAACTTAAACATGGAGACATTATTGTATCAATAAGTGATGGGGTTTTAGATGTTGATAAAAATAATTTAGGAAGCTACTATTGGCTAGAAGAATATTTAAAATATTCAGATAGCAATCCAGCAGAGTTATCAAGAAATATATTGGATAAGGCAATTTCTCTAAGTAATGGAAGAGTAAGAGATGATATGACAGTTTTAGTATCAAAAATTTATTCGATCTATTAAAACAAGGGGTTGTTGGGAACAGTTCCTTGCTCCAATTAAAAATTTATAATTTAAATGTACAATTCAGGGTGATTTTTAAATTGGCTGAAAATATGAGAATATATTTTTGTAATTAGTGAAGTTAATAAGTTTCTGGATTTAGAAGATGTATTTGTAGTAAAACCATAAATACATCTAATAAACTAGAAATAATAATTTATAATTCACAATTTAGGATTATAGTTAGTTTAGCTAAAAAGCTAATATATTATTTTTATAATTCAGTAAGTCTGAATTATTTCCTAAATTGTGAATTTTGTATTGTGAATTATGAATTGTAATAGTTGTTTACAACTATTACAATTGTGTTATTATAAATATATCAAAAAATACTGAGGAGTTTTCACCGTGGTTAAAAAGGTAAAGGATTTTATTATCGAAAATAATCTTCTCAATAAAGGAGATAGGGTATTAGTAGGCTTATCAGGCGGTCCTGATTCTGTTTGTCTGCTTCATATACTATATAATTTGAAGA from Clostridium isatidis harbors:
- a CDS encoding IS1182 family transposase translates to MHKENILQKNYTLNQKFYQLKLPLNIDYMIPVNDSVRLLSQFVEEMDLTDLYSTYSKIKENQVSPRKMLKIMTYGYMNKIYSSRDIEKACRRDINFMFLLEGASAPDHATFARFRSLHFAPCSERILAETAKFLYKIGEISGDAIFIDGTKIEAYANKYTFVWKKAVTKNMAKLLIKVADLVKECEELYDIKLIYKNEVQMKHVKKLRKKLYALKKSEGIEFVHGCGKRKTALQRSIEKLEEYLSKFKEYTQKVYTCGDRNSYSKTDVDATFMRMKEDAMKNGQLKPAYNVQHGVDSEYITWLTVGPQPTDTTTLIPFLKSMEENLKFKYLKIVADAGYESEENYSFIEENNQIAFIKPSNYEISKTRKYKNDIGKIENMDYNEEKDFYICRNGKQLKAENIKIRKSKTGYESEKTIYVCEDCNDCTYKSSCIKGNNCKTPLEERVKRFETSKKFNRQRKSDLERILSEEGCLLRMNRSIQAEGSFAQIKQDMNFRRFMCRGQKNVLAESILLAMAHNINKLHSKIQAGRTGKHLFELKKAS
- the spoIIE gene encoding stage II sporulation protein E; translation: MQYGVDISTYKRVSNKNNKREVKLQGDIIKSLIMVTVGILLSRVLLSITKDIGIAPFGIAYLICLKRENVKDKILALFGTIIGYLSISNILEGAIGYCVVALIILIYSEICNQISIKEKDAITFLIIFSTFLIFNFVVYKQPIKINLIFSLLKLISIIPVKYIISYALSSIDELDSNYLFSTEELISIGILICLLITGVGNFNILGVYLRGIVAILVISLFSFIGGSGLGSAIGISMGFIIGITNSDIVTYITAYSLCGLIMGVFKDTGRIFSSLSYLVVHFIISMYSNSFNIAGMIEVLIALILFILIPEIIINNIVNELNRDKKVEIINEFNLNEVKNEFLDRLNSMKAVLSSLSNSILNLGQNDILSLSNKGTAMVESLADRVCYNCELRQRCWDRNLRYTFDGFSELISSCESNDIYFPQVLNNKCVKKSSLMKNAQEIVNNYTVNEALRTRLTEGRKLIASHINNMTITMGDMIRDFEKDVSVCTEIDKILKKSFNKARIEYKNVFCYLDRKGRMKIKITLTNCEGSNYCAKKILPIINNLVKVPISISKSGCRIDPDTDECSIIIEETPKYHVTSYAAVKSKDGESSIGDSYSFNTNDDGTYLTIISDGMGSGPEASTESKLAVDLIEKFIEAGFTQKTAINTVNSIMAMKFNEDEKFTTMDLNLIDLYTGETEFIKIGGVASFIKRGDEVKVIKCNSLPFGILDAVDTNSEKLQLKHGDIIVSISDGVLDVDKNNLGSYYWLEEYLKYSDSNPAELSRNILDKAISLSNGRVRDDMTVLVSKIYSIY